Proteins from one Deinococcus sp. AB2017081 genomic window:
- a CDS encoding multicopper oxidase family protein has protein sequence MNARALLTLCTLLAVGTAPAVSGGVPSRDDLIRAFVARPVGTVPAAQATGQVREYTLDVRTVRTEVSPGVTVEQWAFGIPGQPATVPGPELRARVGDLVRITLVNTHTQPHTLHLHGITSLAQEMDGVPHTSAAILPGQSYTYEFVATEAGTHAYHCHMQTNLHLDMGMYGALVIEPREGQAVPWTGEHTVILDEWDSRQSPDAAVHDPHPDLFLVNGRTFPLIPDVHVPEGQTDVLRVIHMGAAPHSLHLHGHAFLVIAKDGHDLPAPYAADTLPVLPGERYDVLVKGRDGTFPLHDHNTAQNVNRGEYPGGQHLMVTGGPARRADGTSAPVPTPGSAGLLAHDHAAPPAAPAAEAPARHDHAAPATPEVPAGSAVIRISNFEYAPGDLHVAAGQRVTWINADPVIHHVVLTRDGRDEVHELPAGGSFTVTFDRPGEVRYRCQPHPFMRGVVHVN, from the coding sequence ATGAACGCCCGCGCCCTCCTCACCCTCTGCACGCTGCTGGCCGTCGGCACCGCCCCGGCCGTGAGCGGCGGCGTCCCCAGCCGCGACGACCTGATCCGCGCCTTCGTGGCCCGGCCGGTCGGCACCGTGCCCGCGGCGCAGGCCACGGGGCAGGTGCGCGAGTACACGCTGGACGTCCGCACCGTCCGCACCGAGGTCTCGCCCGGCGTGACCGTGGAGCAGTGGGCCTTCGGCATCCCGGGCCAGCCCGCGACCGTGCCCGGCCCGGAACTGCGGGCCCGGGTGGGCGACCTCGTGCGGATCACGCTGGTGAACACCCACACGCAGCCGCACACCCTCCACCTGCACGGCATCACGTCCCTGGCGCAGGAGATGGACGGCGTGCCGCACACCAGCGCCGCCATCCTGCCGGGCCAGTCGTACACGTACGAGTTCGTGGCGACCGAGGCCGGCACGCACGCCTACCACTGCCACATGCAGACGAACCTTCATCTCGACATGGGCATGTACGGCGCGCTGGTCATCGAGCCGCGCGAGGGACAGGCTGTGCCGTGGACGGGCGAGCACACCGTGATCCTCGACGAGTGGGACAGCCGGCAGAGTCCCGATGCCGCCGTGCACGACCCGCACCCGGATCTGTTCCTCGTGAACGGCCGCACCTTTCCCCTGATCCCGGACGTGCACGTGCCCGAGGGCCAGACGGACGTGCTCCGGGTGATCCACATGGGCGCGGCCCCGCACAGCCTGCACCTGCACGGCCACGCCTTTCTGGTGATCGCCAAGGACGGCCACGACCTCCCCGCCCCGTACGCTGCCGACACGCTGCCGGTGCTGCCGGGCGAGCGCTACGACGTGCTCGTGAAGGGCCGCGACGGCACCTTCCCGCTGCACGACCACAACACCGCGCAGAACGTGAACCGCGGCGAGTACCCCGGCGGGCAGCACCTGATGGTCACGGGCGGCCCCGCCCGGCGCGCCGACGGCACGTCCGCGCCAGTCCCCACCCCGGGCAGCGCCGGGTTGCTGGCGCATGACCACGCCGCACCGCCCGCCGCACCGGCGGCCGAGGCTCCCGCCCGGCACGACCACGCCGCGCCCGCCACCCCGGAGGTGCCCGCGGGGAGCGCGGTCATCCGCATCTCGAACTTCGAGTACGCGCCCGGCGACCTGCACGTCGCGGCCGGCCAGCGCGTCACGTGGATCAACGCCGACCCCGTCATCCACCACGTCGTCCTGACCCGCGACGGCCGGGACGAGGTGCATGAACTCCCCGCCGGCGGTTCCTTCACCGTGACCTTCGACCGGCCCGGCGAAGTCCGCTACCGCTGCCAGCCGCACCCGTTCATGCGAGGGGTGGTGCACGTGAACTGA